GGGCAAAAAGTACCTTAAAAGTGAGGAAATTAAAGGTATTAAAAGTGAATAGTCCAAAAATGGTAAAAAGTAACGGAAAACCCTGTACAAGAGCTAGAAAGCCTAATTCTGACCATAATTGACTAGGAGAGGAAGCATCTTTAAGGTCTAAAGAGCGCCCCCAACCGTGCCAAGTGTCGGCAAAACCTTCATACATTCTCACCTTGAGGAGGCGCGCGCCGTCAGCAAATCCTACCTTATAACCTCTTTTTGCCACTTCCCTAGCGAGGGTGACATCATCACAAAAAGAAGCCTTTGCCACCTCATAACCGCCTAATTCCGCTAAAACTTCCCTTTTAATCAAAAAACATTGTCCATTAGCCATGACTGTTTCTGGGCTAGGTGCATTGACTCCCGACGACTCAAAACGATATAACAAAGTCATTAATAATGCCGGTTGTAACCACCATTCGCCCCCTGATTTGAGGATAAATTGAGGGGAAAGAGAAAGTAAATCATAGTCGTTAGTTGCCGCAAAGTGCAGTAAACTGGCGATTAAACCAGCTTGGGGTTGGGTATCAGCATCCACACCCAAAACCCACTTACTTTGCTCAGATGTTGCCAAAAATCCGTTATGTAA
This genomic stretch from Cyanobacterium sp. T60_A2020_053 harbors:
- a CDS encoding glycosyltransferase → MTLIASIFFILLLFQVPSSLLLFSRLLRGAKRFPPLQPRLASATMLAQVSVIVPTLNEVERMDGMLTGLSRQTYEVREIIIVDSNSQDGTREKVTEMTKKDPRFKLISDPTLPKDWVGRPWALHNGFLATSEQSKWVLGVDADTQPQAGLIASLLHFAATNDYDLLSLSPQFILKSGGEWWLQPALLMTLLYRFESSGVNAPSPETVMANGQCFLIKREVLAELGGYEVAKASFCDDVTLAREVAKRGYKVGFADGARLLKVRMYEGFADTWHGWGRSLDLKDASSPSQLWSELGFLALVQGFPLLFTIFGLFTFNTFNFLTFKVLFALNIILLIGRWALVFAISSSYEKNGGGRWLLWLSPTADILAVARIFLSAFSKPKQWRGRMYG